CCGTTCGACCGCTGCTGCAGTCTGAACCGGCGGCTGCCCTGAATAGTTGGCGCTCGTGCCTGTTAAGGGACCGGTATATCGCAGGAGCTCTGCGAGCGCGGGATGAGAGGTATGACGGATCCCGACCGTACCGGTCCCCGCCGTGATGGATGTTGGAAATCGCGCACCGGCGGGAAACACCAGCGTCAACGGCCCCGGCCAAAAGGCCTCCATCAGCACCCGCGCTGCAGAAGACACATCGGTGACAAGATCCTGAAGCTGCGCCTGTTCACCAATCAGAATCAAAATAGGTTTTCCATCCGGTCGCCCTTTGATGGAGAGCAGGCGCGCTACAGCCGCCCCATCGAACGGATTGATCCCGAGACCATAATAGGTTTCGGTAGGAACCGCGAGCACCCCGCCGGCTTGCACCAACCGGGCAACCCTGGAGAGCCACACATCTGAATCCGTTGCAGGATACGACTCGATGACAGCCATGGAAAGGTGCGGGAGGCGTAGAGCTGCTAACTGCTTCGCCGAAGAGCGCGATGGGCAATATCCGTTCGGTAATGCTGTCCGTCAAATGAAATTCTCTGAACCTGTCGGTAGGCCGCCTGTTGCGCCTCCGCAATCGTGGCCCCGCGCCCCGTGACCCCTAACACCCGGCCGCCGGCCGTCACGATTTCGGCGCCCTTTCGAACGGTCCCGGCATGAAACACCGTCGCCGATGCCTCTCCGTCAGCAAGTCCTCGAATGGCTTTTCCCGTATCATAACTGCCGGGATAACCCTCCGACGTCATCACCACACACACGGCACAGTCGTCATGCCATTCCACCGTAAACTGATCCAGCCGATGCTCAACGACGGCTTCGATCACGTCGACGAGATCAGACTTGAGCAACGGTAATATCACCTGCGTTTCCGGGTCGCCCATGCGCGCATTAAACTCTAAAACATAGGGCACGCCCTTCACGACCATAATCCCCGCGTACAGCACCCCTTGAAACGGAGAGCCCATCCGAGACATTGCCGACACAATCGGCTGTAGCACTTCGCGAGTGATCTGCACACGCAATGCCGGGGTGCCCAACGGAGCCGGGCAGTAGGCGCCCATTCCTCCAGTGTTGAGCCCCGTATCGCCGTCTCCCACACGCTTGTGATCCTGTGCCGGCAACATAGG
This is a stretch of genomic DNA from Nitrospira lenta. It encodes these proteins:
- a CDS encoding L-threonylcarbamoyladenylate synthase — encoded protein: MWLSRVARLVQAGGVLAVPTETYYGLGINPFDGAAVARLLSIKGRPDGKPILILIGEQAQLQDLVTDVSSAARVLMEAFWPGPLTLVFPAGARFPTSITAGTGTVGIRHTSHPALAELLRYTGPLTGTSANYSGQPPVQTAAAVERTIGALVDVIVDGGTTPGGLPSTVLSVCDGVRMVREGPINRAMIQQALVARGFHLKL
- the purD gene encoding phosphoribosylamine--glycine ligase, which encodes MKILVVGSGGREHTMVWKLSQSPRKPQIFCAPGNAGIESLAACLPIKADDITALKDFVIKEQVDLTVVGPEVPLANGIVDEFRKAKLKIFGPTKNAARLESSKIFSKDVMALAKIPTARAKSFEKMDEALAYVEAHELPVVIKADGLAQGKGVIIATTREQARQAIVDSMEHAVFGQAGQRVLIEQFLDGEELTVMAFTDGKAVVPMLPAQDHKRVGDGDTGLNTGGMGAYCPAPLGTPALRVQITREVLQPIVSAMSRMGSPFQGVLYAGIMVVKGVPYVLEFNARMGDPETQVILPLLKSDLVDVIEAVVEHRLDQFTVEWHDDCAVCVVMTSEGYPGSYDTGKAIRGLADGEASATVFHAGTVRKGAEIVTAGGRVLGVTGRGATIAEAQQAAYRQVQRISFDGQHYRTDIAHRALRRSS